A region from the Arachis ipaensis cultivar K30076 chromosome B01, Araip1.1, whole genome shotgun sequence genome encodes:
- the LOC107617757 gene encoding expansin-like B1 has protein sequence MELSFMHKLGVVCLILLVLNSAVCCFADSYRKSRASYYNTPDGYGNPWGACGYGEYGRTVNGGNVAAVSGDIWKGGSGCGACYQIRCKIAQYCDEDGTRVVVTDYGEGDRTEFIMSEHAFSNLARDSAASAKLMKYGVVDIEYKRVSCKYSNRNVLVKIHEKSNNPYYFAILLLNVGGKCDVAAVQLWQEDYKEWSPLRRVYGTVFDYENPPSGKITLRFQMDCGERLVWVHPKKPIPSDWNAGEAYDTGLQF, from the exons ATGGAGCTTAGTTTTATGCACAAACTTGGGGTTGTTTGTCTCATATTATTGGTCTTAAATAGTGCAGTGTGCTGTTTTGCGGATTCATATAGGAAATCAAGAGCATCTTATTACAATACCCCTGATGGCTACGGGAATCCAT GGGGAGCTTGTGGCTATGGCGAGTACGGAAGGACTGTCAACGGTGGCAATGTTGCGGCCGTGTCCGGTGATATTTGGAAAGGTGGAAGTGGTTGCGGCGCATGCTATCAG ATTCGGTGTAAAATAGCACAATATTGTGACGAAGATGGAACACGTGTAGTAGTAACAGATTACGGTGAAGGAGACAGAACAGAGTTCATAATGAGCGAACATGCATTCTCAAATTTGGCACGTGACTCAGCTGCTTCTGCAAAGTTGATGAAATATGGTGTTGTGGACATTGAATACAAGAGGGTCTCTTGTAAATACTCTAACCGCAATGTTCTTGTTAAGATCCATGAAAAGAGCAATAATCCTTATTACTTTGCTATCTTGCTTCTCAATGTTGGTGGAAAATGTGATGTTGCTGCTGTTCAGTTGTGGCAG GAAGATTACAAAGAATGGAGTCCACTGCGAAGGGTGTATGGAACAGTTTTTGATTATGAGAACCCACCAAGTGGTAAAATCACCTTAAGGTTCCAAATGGATTGTGGTGAAAGGCTTGTTTGGGTGCATCCCAAGAAACCTATCCCCAGTGATTGGAATGCTGGGGAAGCATATGACACTGGCCTTCAGTTCTAA